CGAAGCCCAGCCGGTCTATCCCGTCTATCTCGGCAACACCGGCGACGGTTTGAAGATGGCGCAGAAAGCCGGCGCGGGGCTTTGGCACATGTGGCATTTCCACGGCGGCTACGGATTCAAATTCGCCGAGCTGCCGTTCGCGATTCGCCATGTCTGGGCCGGGCCGCGAAATGAAAATCGCAAAATGATTTGGATCGGCGTCGACAAGTTCGGCAAACGCTTCATGGACGAGTATCCGCCCGCGCCCCAGGACACCGGCACGCGGCCGTTGGAATTTTACGACGCGGACATTCAAGATTACCCGCGCATCCCCTGCTATCTGATCTTCGACGAAGAAGGGAGAAAGCTCGGGCCAATAGGAATTCCCATCGTCAACGACGAGCGTTACGACGCCAAATGGAGCGACGACAATCTTGCCGAGATCGATAAAGGCTGGATCAAGAAAGGCAACTCACTGGAAGACATTGCCGCCCAGATCGACGTCAATCCCAAAGTGCTGCGCGCCACCGTCGAGCGCTGGAACGAACTGTGCGACAAAGGCCAAGACGAAGACCACAAACGCCCGCCGAAAACCATGATGCCGATCAAAAACGGCCCGTTCTACGTCATAGAAGCCTGGCCCATCGTCAACAACACCCAAGGCGGTCCCGAACACGATGTCGAACAGCGCGTCCTCGACCCGATGAAGCGGCCCATCCCGCGCCTCTACGTCGCCGGCGAGATCAGCTCCATCTACGGCCATCTTTATATGGAAGCGGGCAACATCACCGAGTGTTTCGTCGCCGGGAAAATCGCCGGGCAGAATGCCGCGGCGGAAAAGCCGTGGGGTTAAGGTTGGATTCGCAGGATTTACCGAGCAAGACTAATCACGTCACCGTAAAATCAGCAGTACAGAACTCGGCAGAATGAGTCCGAGGGCGATGACAGTGAGCCCCAGCCGCAGGCGGCCAGGCGCTGGGTCGGCGACGCCCGTTGAGGTCATCACCAGCAGACCGAGCATATTCGCCGCGGAAGGCCGGTTGATTGAGCCAGACCGATACCAATTTGTGATGTGTAAGCAGAGTGCGATCAAGGCCACTGCGGCGGCCACGCCGAAGGCAAAGCGCGTAGTTCTAGTAATGCGCGGCTTCCAATCGTCTCTATGTGCGAGACCTCAAATTTCGCAATGGCTGAGTGAATCAAGTATGCACGCCCCCAACAAGTAACTGAAAAGTTGTCGCCAAAGCTACGTAGACAATGCCCGCGGCCAAAGATATCAGCGCCGAAAGCCCATACTTGGCAATGGGCCCACGATCACTTCGAAAGAGCCTGCCATTGGCATGAGCGCCCAATCCGCCAGCCAGGCCGCCGATCGCACCGCCGACAAAAACCAAGGCAATGGGAATGCCGATCCAAACGTACTCGTGCCATTTCAGCGGGCTAGCGAGTTCCATTGATTCGTCACCGATTTTGACTTTGGGGATCGGATCGAGAAAATTATATTTCAGCCAAATTGCCAGATCCGCTCCCGAATCTGTCTTAACCGTATAGCAACCCTTCTTCTTTGCCGCGACGCTACCATTGACCAGAAGCCGCGGCCCACGAAACCATTCCGCGGTTTCGACAGCCAATCGTTGCGCCGTGAATCCAGCATGTTGAACTTCAAGTTGCATCGAGGACCTCCGAATTGGCACAAGACATAAGAATATAACTCTCAGCGCTTCGACAACTGATCGATAGAGCCGGTATCATCAAGAGTCTTTTGGATCGAATGATTGATTTCTATCTCCGGCTTCCGCTTCGCCGATCGCACGCTCCGCTGCGTGACGTGATGCTGATAACCAGACGCTACAACTCAGGATATTCGCGCCATGAGCAAAACCTAGTCGACCCCAATGCCTTCAGTCAAGAACAAATTAGTATTGTGTCCCCAGAATCTCCTTAGTAGCGCCACCAATCGTTTGACATCCCCCGCCGCATTCAACTACGGTAGACGTATCTTTACCGCGCAAAGGAGCCCGCTATGTTCGCACAAATGAGACACATGGCCATCGTCACCACCAACGCCGATCACGAAGGTAATTTTTACCGGGATGTTTTCGGCATGAAGCGATCGACCCTGACGCGCGCCGGCGGTGCCGTGGTCGTCGGCGACGGCTACGTCGGTTTGAACTTGAATCCGCGCGCGCCGGGCCGCCACGCGGGCTTCGACCATTTCGGCTTTGAAGTCCAAGATGTCGAAGTGGTGTTTGGCCGGTTGAAAGAAAAATATCCTAAAATCCAAGTGCTGCACCGGCCGAGCAACCGCCCCTTCGCCGGCATTAGCATGCACGATCCCAACGGCAACGTCTTCGATCTATCGCAGCTCAATATGGAAAACCGCAGCGACATGTACACCGAGAAAATCGAAGAGCGCAAACGGCGCATCGGCCACTTCGGCCTGCGCTGCGTCGATCCCGATCTATGCGGCGAATTTTATCGCGACGTGTTTGAGCTGCAAGAATTGGAAAAGCCGGCGGGCGATCCCAACCACTATCTCTCCGACGGCAAAGTAACCTTAGCCGTGATGCCGTGGAAGATCTCCGACTTCGCCGGTTCGGGCATCGAACGGCCGGCGCTGGATCACATCGGCTTCAAGGTGGAAAGTCTCTCGGCTTTCAAAGCCGATGTCGAGAAGCACGCCCATCTTTACGCCGTCGATGAAAACCGTCCGGAAAAAAATCCCGAACGCGACGTGCGCAAAAACCTTTTGGCCTCCTGCTGTTTCGGCCAATATCAAATGGCCGATCCCGACGGCGTACTCATCGACGTGTCGGAAAAATAGTTAAACTCGTCGGTCGTCAAAATAGGGGCACGTTCAACGTGCCCCTATTTTTTTGTCCCGCGCCGTTTGCTCCATCGTCCGGCAACCAACCCGAGCGCGACCAATGCGAGAAAAAAGCTCAGCGCGGGAATCATCGCCGTCGCCGGCGGCTCGACGCCGGTCACGGAAATATTTTTTTCGACGTTGACCAGCCCCCGCCCTGGAACCTCGGCAACCGCCGTAACCCGATACTCAGCGCCGTCGGGGAAGTGATACTTGAATTCGAACTCGCCCGCCACCGCGAGCCGCTCGACGGCAAAGACAATCTTGTCTTTTTCCAAGTGGGTAATGCTGAGCGTGAGCGCCGCTCGCGGATTTTCGCCGCCGCCCTCCAGACGCCAATGAACGCGGCTCGGCTTGCCAACTGTCGCCGCTTCGATGTCGAGATGAGCCGAATAGTCAGCCGCGGCAAGCGCGGCTTCAACGCCACCTAGACAAACCACGAGAAGCACGGCCGAAGCGACTTTAGCCGAAGTAAAAACTCTCCCAGCGGCAAAACCGAAAAGCAAAAGCGCCAGGGAAAAGCCACTCAAAGCGATCCACTTGTAGCGATTTTCACTGACCGTGAATTCGAATGTTTGGCTGTGCCTGCGTCCATCTTCGCTGATCGCATCGACGACTAGGCGATACCGGCCGCGGATCGGCATGAGATATTTCCAGTTGGCGCGGCCTTGGCGTAGCGGCAGGCGCAGCTCCAGCAACCTTGTCCCTTCCACCAGCGGGATATCCGTGGACAGCCAACTGCCAGCCGGCGGCGCATCGAGACGCAACTCAACGATACCGCCAGTCACCGGCCGGCCATCGGCGCCGGTTACTAGCACGGATAAATTCACCGGATCGGCGAATGGGCGAACCTGTTCGATCACCGGGGCGGTCTTAAAATAAATATTGAGAGAATCGGCTGCCAGCGCGGGAACGAGCAGAATGAGCGAGAGCCCGGCGAAGAGTAAATTCGCGCTGAGAAATTTCAATGACAAGGAACGACGGCCAAGGCGTGACGGACATTATGCAAAGTGTCATGCACGGCAGGATAACTTGACGCCAATACGAGGAACAAAGTCGCACCACAAGCGATTAGGAAAAATGACGACTTGATCAAGAAGGAAACCGGCTCCGCAAGCTCTAGACCCAACCGGGCCGCTAAGATTTTTTCCATGTTACAAGCTCCCCTGCCAGATGGTTGCCATATTCCTACTAACCGGCGCTTTGTGTCAAGTGTTTAGCAATATTTTGGTTGCCTTTCCCGCGCCAGTTGCATATTTCTGAGAGCATCTTTATCGCAAGGAGAAAACCATGCCGGTCGTTCACATTTACATGTACTCGGGTAAAACCAAGGAACAGAAAAACGAGTTGGTGAAGCGGATTTCAAAAGACTTCGCCGAGGTGGTCAGCGTCAAACCGGAGTCGCTAAATATTTTATTTCACGACACCGACAAAGAAGATTGGGGCATCCGCGGCTCCTTGGCATCCGAACAATAGAAACATAATTGATAGCGATGTCACCGTAGAGGCGTATTGCATACGCCCAGATCTTGGAGCACCCATGTCGCAATCCACACCCATCAAGATCGGCTTCCTCGGCTCCAGCGCGCCGACCAGTCCCCATCACGCCAGCTTCAAGAAATTTATTCCCGCCGACATCGACTTCAGCTTCATGCAAGAATCCGGCACGCACACATCGCTCTACGATGCCAAAGGCAAAGTCGGTGCGCTGATCGGCGAAGCTTCGCAATTGGCAGAACAGCATGGTTGGCATGGCGCGATCATCAGCGGCGCGCCCAAGGAAGCGCTCAACCCCGGCATGTGGGACGAAGTTGCCGCGGGATTGACAATTCCTTTTTCCCTGGCGTTGCGTTCCTCGGTGGCGGCACTCAAAGCATTTTCAGCGAAACGGATTCTGCTCATGACGCCGGTGGACGATGGCTTGAAAAATCTTTACTACGATTACCTCGTGGGATTCGGTATCGAATCGTTTTATCCGCCGCAAATCCTGCGCGCCCACACCGACGCGCAGAAACTGACTTCAGAAGATGTCGAAGCGATGACGCACAAAGCGCTGAACGAATATCCCAACGTCGATGCCATCTACTTTCAAGGCGCGCTGCTCGATCCGATTCCGCTGCTCGATAAATTGGAAGCGGAATTGAAACTGCCCATCGTCGCCAGCAACCCGGCGATGCTCTGGCTGATTCTTTCCAAGCTCGGCCGGCGCTACAACATCAAAGGCTACGGCAAATTGTTAGAGAACTGGCCGGCAATTCCCGTCGGGCCGTTTTGAGTCCCGCCATGCGCGCCATCCGACTCGCCTACCGCGACCACGACCGCACACCGATGATTTATTGCATCAAGGCGATGGCCGAACGCCATTACAACGTCAACGTCGAAATCATTCGAATAGAACCGAAACATGAATTCGAAGCCGCGCTCTTCAATGATTCCTGCGACGTGATCATCGAACATATCGAGTATCTCCACACCGAAGCGGCCAAAGGCAAAAAGATCTCGCTCTTCTGCGCGCCGCAGATTCAGCGCGGCTTAATATTGGTCGTGCCCCAGGAATTCAATTCCCTCGCCGATCTCAAAGGCAAGACCATGGCCGTGCGCGACCTCGGCCGGCCCCACCGTATCACTCTTTGGCTGCGCAAAGTCGGTCTGGAAAACGATGTAAGAACGATCATCGTCAGCGACAAAGAAGTTGGCCGCTGGAAGCAGTGGAAGAAAGTCGCCAGCGGCGAATGCGCCGCCTGCTTCATCGCGCCGATCTATCTCGCCGACGCCCTGGCCGCCGGACTGAAAACATTCCCGGCTGAGGAAGCCGAAGTCGTCAGCCTGTTCGCCCAAGCCTGCCTGAGCGAATTCGCCGCGCGGAACTCCGACCTGCTCAAAGATTATATTAAAGCCGTAATCCACGCCCTGGCACAGTACAAATACCGCCGCGACGAAGCCGTGGCCATCGCCGCCCAAGAACCGATGCGCTTGATTAAGCTCACCGACATCGGCGAACTGCGCAGCCAAGTGGACGCCATGGCCGAGCTGTTACAAATCAAACCGTACCCAACGGTCGAAGCGATCATGAACACCAACGAGATCGCCGCCCAAGAATACGGCCCGACAGTGGAGAACCCGCTGACGCTGTGGGACCTGCACTGGGTAAAAGAATTGGATGACGAAGGATTCATTGACACGTTAGTGGCTAGTCTGCGCTGAGGGCAAGGCACGCCTTGCCCCTACAGATCCAAACACATTTTTGCGCCCTTTGCGCTTTTTGCGGTTAATCCATCCCCACTCGTCCGAGGGCGCGATGAATCGCGCCCCTACTTTGTGTTCTTTGTGCGCTTTGTGGTTAAATCATCCTGAATGAAAAAACTGCACATCGTCTATCACTCCATGACCGGCGGCACTTATCAGATGGCGCAAGCCGCCGCCAGCGGCGCGGCGTCCGAGCCGGATGTCGCGGTGAATTTTATCCATGCCGGCGAGGCCGGCCCAAGCGAACTACTGCAAGCCGACGGCTACATCTTCGCCACCCCGGAAAATCTCGCCATGATGTCCGGCGTCATGAAAGATTTTTTCGACCGCACTTACTATGCCGCACTCGATAGAATCGTCGGCCGTCCCTACGCGACACTCATCTGCGCCGGCAGCGACGGCGAAAACGCCGCCCGACAAATTCAAAAAATTGCCACCGGCTGGCGCTTGAAACCCATCGCCGAGCCGCTGATCGTCTGCACCTACGCGCAGACACCGGACGAAATTCTCGCCAAGAAACAGATCGGCGAGTTCGATCTTCAGCGTTGCGAAGAGATCGGCGCGACCATCGCGGCGGGATTGGCGTTGGGGATTTATTGAACGCCGATTGAATCGGCTTGACACACTTTCCCCCGTTTGGTACCGCTCGCAACGAGGATCCGAAGCTGTCGGACTTATAGAGAAGAGTGATGAAAAACTTGGCGCCCCCTCGATACAGCCCTGCGGGCTTACTCGGGGAATCGGACTATGAAAATGACCGATTGATGAGTAGACCCTGAGTAGCGCGCAGGATGTAACGAAGGGCTGTAGCAACCAACTCAGGGGTAATTGGATTGAGAAAGATTCCGTTTGCCCGAGTAGGTCCTGAGTAGCGCGCGGCGCGTAGCGAAGGGCCGTAACGAGGGCTTCTGCAACTTCAACGACCTGATCTCATAAAGGAGTTGACATGAACAGCACAGAACCGACAGGCGCCGTCCACTGGATCGATCATTTCGTCGTCGGCACCAACGACATGGGCGCGTGGGTCGATTGGGCGGTCAACGCCACTGGCATCAAGCGCCAGCCAATCATCGGTCTCACCACCGCGGCGCGGAAAAGAAATATCAAGATCACCAGCTTTCTGTGGTGGGACGGCGGCTCGTGCCGCATCGGCGCGTTTCTCCAGCCGGAGTTTTATCCGCCGGCGAAAGAATTGGGCAAAAACTTGCCGCGCTGCGGCTTTTACATCCGGCCCGAGGACATCGACAAACATTTGCGCCGCCTCGATCGTCATAAGATCGCGCATAGCGACGCCATCCGCACCGCCGCCGATGGCGAGGAAGGCAGCGTCATTTATTTCGCCGATCCGGATGGCAACCAATACGAAT
This Deltaproteobacteria bacterium DNA region includes the following protein-coding sequences:
- a CDS encoding ABC transporter substrate-binding protein, with protein sequence MRAIRLAYRDHDRTPMIYCIKAMAERHYNVNVEIIRIEPKHEFEAALFNDSCDVIIEHIEYLHTEAAKGKKISLFCAPQIQRGLILVVPQEFNSLADLKGKTMAVRDLGRPHRITLWLRKVGLENDVRTIIVSDKEVGRWKQWKKVASGECAACFIAPIYLADALAAGLKTFPAEEAEVVSLFAQACLSEFAARNSDLLKDYIKAVIHALAQYKYRRDEAVAIAAQEPMRLIKLTDIGELRSQVDAMAELLQIKPYPTVEAIMNTNEIAAQEYGPTVENPLTLWDLHWVKELDDEGFIDTLVASLR
- a CDS encoding flavodoxin family protein, yielding MKKLHIVYHSMTGGTYQMAQAAASGAASEPDVAVNFIHAGEAGPSELLQADGYIFATPENLAMMSGVMKDFFDRTYYAALDRIVGRPYATLICAGSDGENAARQIQKIATGWRLKPIAEPLIVCTYAQTPDEILAKKQIGEFDLQRCEEIGATIAAGLALGIY
- a CDS encoding 4-oxalocrotonate tautomerase, whose translation is MPVVHIYMYSGKTKEQKNELVKRISKDFAEVVSVKPESLNILFHDTDKEDWGIRGSLASEQ
- a CDS encoding FAD-binding protein; the protein is MANGTHTWDKEVDVLVVGYGAAGGISAMTAHDAGAKVLLIEKMPHPGGISILSGGGVAFAHNAEGAFQYLKRTCNGTTPDDILRKMAEEMVGIVDWVKQLAKVSGTEPTQTEVRGHGTYPFPGTNDIDSIKLKDFQAYDEFPWAKGLRGGARLFKVVYDNVNTRKIEVMLSTPAKELILNGDGEVIGLVAEHDGKTIRIKANKGVVLCCGGYENDDALKLQYFEAQPVYPVYLGNTGDGLKMAQKAGAGLWHMWHFHGGYGFKFAELPFAIRHVWAGPRNENRKMIWIGVDKFGKRFMDEYPPAPQDTGTRPLEFYDADIQDYPRIPCYLIFDEEGRKLGPIGIPIVNDERYDAKWSDDNLAEIDKGWIKKGNSLEDIAAQIDVNPKVLRATVERWNELCDKGQDEDHKRPPKTMMPIKNGPFYVIEAWPIVNNTQGGPEHDVEQRVLDPMKRPIPRLYVAGEISSIYGHLYMEAGNITECFVAGKIAGQNAAAEKPWG